A genome region from Primulina eburnea isolate SZY01 chromosome 9, ASM2296580v1, whole genome shotgun sequence includes the following:
- the LOC140840587 gene encoding protein INCREASED RESISTANCE TO MYZUS PERSICAE 1-like encodes MLGEHGRRPSFRRTTSMSMIGVDTASVDEDAVFPQPGFRSPVIEYERRSAAVFYPRIDAKCSGDPQIQMAHFLKRCGLCHQSLAPDTDVYMYRGDVAFCSVECRQQRIKQDERKERRAAKNIGGGHHHEVVATAAEASDKVETAVAA; translated from the exons ATGTTGGGCGAGCATGGTCGCCGCCCTTCTTTCCGGCGGACCACGAGTATGTCTATGATAGGCGTCGATACTGCCAGCGTGGATGAGGATGCGGTATTTCCTCAGCCAGGATTTCGTTCTCCGGTGATCGAGTATGAGCGTCGCTCTGCGGCCGTGTTTTATCCCAGAATCGACGCGAAGTGTTCTGGAGATCCCCAAATCCAGATGGCTCACTTCTTGAAGAGGTGCGGCCTCTGCCACCAGAGTCTGGCTCCTGATACTGACGTCTACATGTATAG GGGTGATGTGGCATTTTGTAGCGTAGAGTGTAGACAGCAACGAATAAAACAAGACGAAAGAAAAGAGAGGCGTGCTGCGAAGAATATCGGCGGAGGCCACCACCATGAAGTGGTGGCTACCGCCGCCGAGGCCTCCGACAAGGTCGAGACTGCGGTGGCAGCTTGA
- the LOC140840588 gene encoding agamous-like MADS-box protein AGL66 has product MGRSKLPIKKIENTTNRQVTFSKRRYGLIKKAYEIAVLCDIDLALIMFSSSGRLSHFSGRKRIEDVIYRYLNLSDPDRGGTIHNKEHIISTLMKIKTDQKDMAMQSPATPGSDSEEILMKIHNLKNQLQSAEEQLSIFEPESEKFASMAEFQSCEVRLVEALRRVTQRKRFLLSKVGEQSSYHDTIQEINTVVQYITEAQTQGSSLENHFHELGNGISELNNINAGSDASSVDLRV; this is encoded by the exons ATGGGTAGAAGTAAGCTTCCGATTAAGAAAATAGAGAACACCACAAATAGGCAAGTCACATTCTCTAAACGTAGATATGGTCTCATAAAGAAAGCTTATGAAATTGCTGTGTTATGTGACATTGATTTAGCTCTCATCATGTTCTCGTCTTCCGGCCGTCTCAGCCATTTTTCCGGCAGGAAAAG GATTGAGGATGTGATTTACCGGTATTTAAATCTCTCCGATCCGGATCGAGGAGG GACTATTCATAACAAAGAG CATATAATTAGCACTTTGATGAAAATCAAAACTGATCAGAAGGACATGGCAATGCAAAG TCCTGCAACTCCGGGTTCAGATTCAGAG GAAATCCTAATGAAGATccataatttgaaaaatcaaCTACAGAGCGCTGAAGAACAACTTAG TATATTTGAACCAGAATCGGAGAAGTTTGCATCAATGGCCGAATTCCAATCATGCGAGGTGCGACTTGTGGAAGCGTTGCGCCGAGTGACGCAAAGAAAA AGATTTCTACTAAGCAAGGTCGGGGAACAGTCAAGTTATCACGACACTATACAG GAAATAAATACAGTGGTTCAGTATATTACAGAAGCACAAACACAGGGTAGTTCCCTGGAGAACCATTTTCATGAACTAGGAAATGGGATATCCGAACTAAACAATATTAATGCTGGATCCGATGCATCTTCTGTTGATCTCAG GGTGTAA
- the LOC140841774 gene encoding pollen-specific protein C13-like, translating to MVKNLLLWFALCVLPAVVTAGDPLLVKGSVYCDTCRCGFETDASKYLAGAVVRIECRSRANSKLTYQKEGVTDSSGNYTMLVESDRGDDYCDAVLVKSSDPECSEPNQGRDRARVILTRNNGISSNTRFANPMGFLQQKALASCSRILKKYQEAEELI from the exons ATGGTGAAGAACCTGCTTCTTTGGTTTGCTCTGTGTGTTCTGCCCGCCGTTGTCACCGCGGGGGATCCTCTTCTTGTGAAGGGCTCTGTGTACTGTGATACATGCCGCTGCGGTTTTGAGACCGATGCTTCTAAGTATCTCGCTG GTGctgttgttagaattgagtgCAGGAGCAGGGCCAACTCCAAACTGACCTACCAGAAAGAGGGAGTCACAGATTCGTCTGGAAACTACACTATGTTGGTAGAATCAGACCGTGGAGATGACTATTGTGACGCAGTACTTGTGAAGAGTTCAGATCCTGAATGCAGTGAGCCAAACCAAGGACGTGATCGTGCACGTGTCATTCTTACGCGCAACAATGGCATCAGCTCCAACACCCGTTTTGCCAATCCTATGGGATTCCTTCAGCAAAAGGCCTTGGCTAGCTGCTCCAGGATTCTAAAAAAGTACCAGGAGGCTGAGGAGTTAATTTGA